In Fusarium pseudograminearum CS3096 chromosome 3, whole genome shotgun sequence, a genomic segment contains:
- the MTDH1 gene encoding MTDH1 has protein sequence MVQQIPKANHILDLLSLKGKVVVVTGASGPRGMGIEAARGAAEMGADVAITYASRKEGADKNVEELVKEYGVKAKAYKLNAADYNDVERFVGEVVKDFGKIDGFVANAGATANAGVIDGSAADWDHVIQIDLNGTAYCAKAVGALFRKQGHGSFVITSSMSGHIANYPQEQTSYNVAKAGCIHMARSLANEWRDFARVNSISPGYIDTGLSDFVDAETQELWKGMIPMGRNGDAKELKAAYVYFLSDASTYTTGSDLVIDGGYTCR, from the exons ATGGTTCAGCAAATCCCCAAGGCCAACCacatcctcgacctcctcagcctcaagggcaaggtcgtcgtcgtcaccgGTGCTTCCGGCCCCCGAGGCATGGGCATCGAGGCCGCCCGCGGTGCCGCTGAGATGGGCGCCGACGTCGCCATCACCTACGCTTCCCGCAAGGAGGGCGCCGACAAGAACGTCGAGGAGCTCGTCAAGGAGTACGgcgtcaaggccaaggcttaCAAGCTCAACGCTGCCGACTACAACGACGTTGAGCGATTTGTTGGCGAGGTTGTCAAGGACTTTGGCAAGATTGACGGATTTGTCGCCAA CGCCGGTGCTACTGCCAACGCTGGTGTCATTGACGGCTCCGCTGCCGACTGGGACCACGTTATCCAGATCGACCTCAACGGCACCGCCTACTGTGCCAAGGCCGTCGGCGCCCTCTTCCGCAAGCAGGGCCACGGCTCTTTCGTCATCACCTCCTCCATGTCCGGCCACATCGCCAACTACCCCCAAGAGCAGACCTCTTACAACGTCGCCAAGGCAGGCTGCATCCACATGGCACGCTCGCTCGCCAACGAGTGGCGCGACTTTGCCCGCGTCAACTCCATCTCGCCCGGCTACATCGACACCGGCCTGTCTGACTTTGTCGACGCCGAGACTCAGGAGCTATGGAAGGGCATGATTCCCATGGGCCGAAACGGAgatgccaaggagctcaaggctgcttATGTTTACTTCTTGTCTGATGCTAGTACTTATACTACTGGTAGCGATCTCGTCATTGATGGCGGATACACTTGCCGATAG